The Candidatus Rhabdochlamydia sp. T3358 genome includes a region encoding these proteins:
- the mfd gene encoding transcription-repair coupling factor has product MLTKSLKEILINYPLLQGFLDVLAHEPSILIEQLWNGPKAIIIWLLSQITNKHVLIISSGSQDSLLEDMQLFSLPHLCELPAWETLPGEEISPSSDLMGKRFEVLNSLLENDSPHVIFAPLQAVLQKLPCKETMRTLFQRYRVHQFLDFSLFIKHLELLNYQRANIVSDKGEFAVRGGIIDFFPPSALSPFRIEFFGNEIQEIRSFDPLTQITTEKHTECWLCPASELTLLQKTQELTSFSDYLGPNTIVIFNDLLAIEDRLVSLAKMPVLHNRLVLSFQELFSCLQPLSQIFLSSEKIESLSSIQEKPTVHMGQTPLQPLQFEMFNQQIQTKRCRHPFIPVAEFFSTLDNQASIQEEEILQALYRHPHMQVHFLCSTFAQKTLLEEKTKTLEKTDFQIGYLSSGFVLKDAKLSLITTAELTHRLKPRRQKWRQSHSIPISEFHELLPGDIVVHFHSGIGRYMGTEKQTNHLGAISEFMVIEYAEKSKLFVPLSQSHLISRYIGTKDTIPTFSQLGSTRWQKTRHMAQKAIVGYADQLLRLQAERTVQGGFAYPADSETMLAFEEDFPFVETEDQINAITAIKQDMQSEIAMDRLICGDVGYGKTEVAMRAAFKAACDGHKQVAVLVPTTILAMQHYETFCQRMANFPIQIGLACRFCSSSQIKKTLQSVQEGTIDILIGTQRVISQDVQFKNLGLIIIDEEQRFGVRAKERLKTTKTGVDCLTLSATPIPRTLYLSLIGIKKVSIINTPPQDRLPIKSIIVERNHSVIQNALARELLRDGQVFFIHNRIETIFLIAKELQKLAPEARIVVGHGQMSSDEIDTVFHAFKQGEADILVSTTIVENGIDIPNANTILIDRSDTFGIADLYQMRGRVGRWNKPAYAYFLVPAKKQLPEITLKRLEALSLSSGYGGGMRVAMRDLEIRGAGDILGTQQSGQVSSIGFHLYCKLLKKAVNALNNNKAISFTETKMEFSFDALIPDTYIDEPTLRMEIYHRFGDATTSQELDTLLIELTDRFGAYPMQILWLYHLTRLRIFASAHQFTLLKFSKMTLTAQQQSGKTVLKKLLALPKITHPKQLEESVVASLKKEFSIKTKELL; this is encoded by the coding sequence ATGCTTACAAAAAGCCTAAAAGAAATTTTAATCAATTATCCTTTACTACAAGGGTTTCTTGATGTTCTGGCTCATGAACCATCTATTCTGATTGAACAGCTTTGGAATGGTCCCAAAGCTATTATCATTTGGTTGTTATCTCAGATTACCAATAAGCACGTGCTCATAATCAGTAGCGGATCTCAAGATAGTTTACTTGAGGACATGCAGTTGTTTTCTCTGCCACATCTTTGTGAGTTACCCGCTTGGGAAACTTTGCCCGGTGAAGAAATTTCGCCTAGTTCTGATTTAATGGGAAAGCGCTTTGAAGTGCTCAACTCTCTATTGGAAAATGATTCCCCTCATGTCATTTTTGCTCCTCTGCAAGCTGTTTTGCAAAAATTGCCTTGCAAAGAAACCATGCGTACGCTTTTTCAGAGATATCGAGTCCATCAGTTTCTTGATTTTTCCTTATTTATTAAGCATCTAGAGCTCTTAAACTATCAACGTGCAAACATAGTAAGCGATAAAGGAGAATTTGCTGTAAGAGGAGGGATTATCGACTTTTTTCCTCCCTCTGCCCTATCTCCCTTTCGGATTGAGTTTTTTGGGAATGAAATTCAAGAAATCAGATCTTTTGATCCTTTAACGCAAATCACAACAGAAAAACATACAGAATGTTGGCTCTGTCCTGCATCTGAGCTTACTCTTTTACAAAAAACACAAGAACTCACTTCTTTTTCAGATTATCTAGGCCCTAATACCATTGTCATTTTTAACGACTTACTAGCTATTGAAGATCGCTTGGTCTCTCTTGCAAAAATGCCTGTTTTACACAACCGCTTAGTCCTTTCTTTCCAAGAGCTTTTTTCTTGTTTGCAACCTCTATCGCAAATTTTTTTAAGCTCTGAGAAAATTGAGTCTCTTTCTTCTATTCAAGAAAAACCCACGGTGCATATGGGACAAACTCCTCTTCAGCCTTTGCAATTTGAAATGTTTAACCAACAGATACAAACCAAAAGATGTAGACATCCCTTTATTCCAGTAGCTGAGTTCTTTTCCACTCTAGACAATCAAGCATCCATCCAAGAGGAAGAAATTCTGCAAGCTCTATATCGGCATCCTCATATGCAAGTGCATTTTCTTTGCTCTACTTTTGCGCAAAAAACCTTATTGGAAGAAAAAACCAAGACGCTCGAGAAAACCGATTTTCAAATCGGTTACCTATCTAGCGGATTTGTCTTGAAAGATGCAAAACTATCTCTTATCACCACAGCAGAACTCACTCATCGCTTAAAACCAAGGCGTCAAAAATGGCGCCAGTCCCACTCCATACCTATCTCTGAATTTCATGAACTACTCCCCGGTGATATTGTGGTGCATTTTCATAGTGGAATAGGCCGCTATATGGGAACAGAAAAACAGACCAATCATTTAGGAGCTATCTCAGAATTTATGGTGATTGAGTATGCAGAAAAGAGTAAACTTTTTGTCCCGCTTTCTCAGTCCCATTTAATCAGTCGTTATATCGGAACTAAAGATACAATCCCTACCTTTAGCCAACTAGGATCGACAAGGTGGCAAAAAACACGTCACATGGCACAAAAAGCTATTGTTGGGTACGCTGATCAATTGCTGCGCTTGCAAGCAGAACGCACTGTTCAAGGAGGTTTTGCCTATCCAGCTGATTCTGAAACTATGCTAGCCTTTGAAGAAGATTTCCCTTTCGTAGAAACAGAAGATCAAATCAATGCCATCACAGCTATTAAACAAGATATGCAATCAGAGATAGCTATGGATCGTCTCATTTGTGGAGATGTCGGTTATGGGAAAACAGAAGTAGCTATGCGTGCTGCTTTTAAAGCTGCATGTGATGGCCATAAACAAGTTGCAGTTCTTGTCCCTACTACGATTTTAGCCATGCAGCACTACGAAACATTTTGCCAGCGAATGGCTAACTTTCCCATCCAAATAGGACTTGCTTGTAGATTTTGCTCTTCTTCTCAAATAAAAAAAACACTTCAATCAGTTCAAGAAGGTACCATTGATATCTTAATCGGGACCCAACGTGTAATCAGTCAAGATGTGCAATTTAAAAATCTAGGTCTTATCATTATCGATGAAGAACAACGATTTGGTGTCCGTGCAAAAGAGCGTCTAAAAACTACAAAAACAGGTGTTGACTGTCTAACTCTTTCCGCGACACCAATTCCTCGTACTCTGTATCTTTCCTTAATTGGTATCAAGAAAGTCTCGATTATCAATACTCCACCTCAAGATCGTCTACCGATTAAGTCAATCATTGTAGAACGCAACCACTCTGTCATACAAAATGCCTTAGCTAGAGAACTACTGCGCGATGGACAAGTGTTCTTTATTCATAATCGCATTGAAACTATTTTTCTAATCGCTAAAGAACTACAAAAATTAGCCCCAGAAGCGCGTATCGTAGTAGGGCATGGGCAAATGTCCTCTGATGAAATTGATACGGTCTTTCATGCCTTTAAACAAGGAGAGGCGGATATTTTAGTTTCCACTACCATTGTAGAAAACGGGATCGATATCCCCAATGCCAATACCATTTTGATCGACCGCTCTGATACATTTGGAATAGCGGATCTCTATCAAATGCGAGGTCGAGTAGGCAGATGGAATAAACCAGCCTATGCGTATTTTTTAGTCCCTGCTAAAAAACAGCTCCCTGAAATTACTTTGAAACGTTTAGAAGCCTTAAGTTTATCCTCTGGTTATGGAGGAGGCATGCGAGTTGCCATGCGCGATTTAGAGATCAGAGGAGCAGGTGACATACTCGGTACTCAACAATCAGGGCAAGTCTCCTCCATTGGATTTCACCTCTATTGTAAATTGTTAAAAAAAGCGGTAAATGCACTAAATAACAATAAAGCGATCTCTTTTACAGAAACCAAAATGGAGTTTTCTTTTGATGCACTCATTCCCGATACCTACATAGATGAGCCCACTTTACGCATGGAAATTTACCACCGTTTTGGAGATGCTACCACTTCGCAAGAACTAGACACCCTTCTCATAGAGTTAACAGATCGTTTTGGCGCTTATCCTATGCAAATCCTTTGGCTCTATCATTTAACACGCTTAAGAATATTTGCCTCTGCTCATCAATTCACACTGCTCAAATTTAGTAAGATGACTCTTACCGCACAACAACAAAGCGGAAAAACCGTATTAAAAAAACTATTAGCTCTACCTAAAATTACCCATCCCAAACAACTCGAAGAGAGCGTTGTTGCTTCTCTAAAAAAAGAGTTCTCAATTAAGACAAAAGAGCTTCTTTAG